In the genome of Parus major isolate Abel chromosome 3, Parus_major1.1, whole genome shotgun sequence, the window CACCATCAAGCTGCTGACCGGGGCCAAATACAAGATCGAGGTGTCGCTCCGACCCGGCACCGTCCAGGCCACGTAAGTGCGGCCGTCCTCCTCAGGGCGGCTCCCCCGggcctcccctccctccccgctgctttatttttagacgtttaatgttttttcctggCAGGCTGACAGCGCGGGGGTTCCGTGATTTCTCCCTCCCCGTTTCTGGGTCCCTGGccagctgttcccagtgctccGCCTGGCCGGCTCGGGGGGGCGGCCACGCTTGGGAGTCGTtgccttccctctccctccccaccttcTCCCGGAGCTTTTTCAAGCCcagctccttttctccctccttccccgCGGTTTTCGCTGGAGGAAGAAACCCCTCCTACACAGTGCCCCAGCCTCGCTGCGGCGCGGCAAAGCCGAGACCAGATGGGGAACCAGCTCTGGGTGGAGGCGCAGCCCCGCAGAAGAGCTTCGACTAACCTCTCCCTATCCATTCGAAATCAGATCCCGCCTGCCTCTCCCTGCTACTCCTTCCCTGGGTGACTGCAGAGCCCTGACATATTTCAGGAGCCCCAGTGagtcagcagcacaggcaggccTGCTAAAATCCCCGAAGcttttccccagcacagaggctACCAAGCTTGCAAACCCACGTGCAGGCTCCAAATTGCCAAGGAAGGGGGAATTCAGGGCTGAAAGGCTGGATCCTCTCTTTCTGTAGGACCATGGGCATCGGCGGTGTCAATGTCCCGCTGGAAGAAAAATCACGGGATGCACAGGTGGCCTCTTACACAGGGATCTACGACACGGAAGGGGTGCCCCATACCAAAAGTGGGGAGAGACAGCCCATCCAAGTCAACATGCAGGTATGTGGCTCTCCAAGCCTGGCATGAGAGGAcaagggagggcagcagggggTTGACTCCCAGAGAGAGTGTGGTGAAATGTTCCAGGGCAAAGTCTGATCACAGCTGCCGCCTTCCTCTTTGCTTTGTGTCAGTAAGGTCGCTGGCCAGAACATAGCTGGAAAATACAagtcctgctgccttctctcccaggaaaacagcaggGGCCAGGAAGAAGCAGGAAGTTTTCTAGAGACctctgtcctggtttagggacCTGTCACCCCAGGACAACCTGCAAAACCCTTTGgggtgctgcagcagaaagaatTGTGAGCTGAACCTCCCACCCCTTCTACAGGACATAATACATATAtcaggcagctcccagaggTTCGTGGCCAGAAATCCAATCCCTTGGCATACAGGGACCCTCTTTTGCCTGGCAGCACCATTTCTTTTAGTGCAGAGCATGCCCCAAGCACAAGGGGTGGCTGCTCTCCCCTTCCATCTGTCACCTTCAGCATGCCTGACAACCTGCCAGAGACTAAAAGCATGCATGAGAACAACACCcaaggctgttttctctctttttccataTGTTTCCATTATCTGCATCCATGAGCCTAAGTTTATATTTAAGTGGCTCTTCACCCCAGTCATAAAAAGAGGCTCCATGTCCCCAAAGTGAGATGACAAAAGCTCCAGCCcacaaggcagcagagctgacagaagagcagcaggcagATTTCCACAGGACTCTTTGGGTGGCATGCTCAGTTTTGgcagtttgttttctccttctcctgacTATAGTTGTGAGAGATTCCTGCTGTTTATTCCATGTCTTCTGTACCAAAAAAAGGAATCAGGGCAGTAAGCCATCTTCATCTGAAGCTTTCTTAAGAGTCTGTTATGCAAGCCCACcagatttcagcatttttatgaCATTTGCTTACAGCACACAAGATTTCATGTTgctcttcagtattttttttctggaatcaTAGTTTGGTATAGTAATCCCCTTCTGAATAAGAACTGTAACATCTCCATTTGGTGTTTCTAATAATTACAGTGTGCCTGACTTAATTTTGGAGACCCACATCACATTACTATTTCATAATCTTATGTTATTAAGACTAGTATGGAGTACTACATTTATCATTTCTATATGCAACCATCTCCTTTTAACACCCAGGAAAACCAAACAGTATTATTTCACAACAAGCTGAACAAAACTGCTGGATGCCACTGTTGATCATTGTACCTTGTAATAGGAGGAGAAAGGACaacattcccaaaaaaacatCTGCTTTGACTAAGGAATCCCTATTTTGATGGTCACCTTTACCCTTAAGTGCAGCACTGAAGTGAACTCTGAAAATCTAGAAGTTTAACTTTTCCTTTGGAGAAAACCAAGTCAAATCATGATTGAAATGTAAGGAGAGTCTGATTTTCAGTTACAAGCTCTGACATGGCTTGTTGCAGCATCAGAATGAGTAGCCACAATATTTGCCTGAAGAGTTGCTTTTACAGATCAGATCCTGGGATATCAACCACGAAGCTAAGAGGATTTTCAAGCATTAACCAGGTCCTCAATTCCTTTTAGGAACTGATCTTGATAGATAGGTTGATCAGTAGAGACTTAGATACCCAGAATTGATACTTTTAAGTATTAAACATAGGCATCTCAATAAGGATTTACATGTTTAACTCATCATTTAGCTGCTTAGCTAAGCAGAGCTGTAAGAGATTTAGGGAACAAGTCTCAGATACCCCAGTCTGAAAACTGCTTTGAATACCTACTTCCTGAATCTTCAAAACTGAGCTCATTGCAAATAGCtttaaattttcctgtttccttcagCTATGAGGAACTTCTGCTTCCACTTCCTTTTCTAGAAAAGACAGAATCCTGATGCATCCTATAGTGGTAAGGACAATATTTGAGTCAGAAAAACTGACTTCACATTAGAAATAGATTGTGAGATCAGTCCTGCATTCAAAAACTAGTCCGATACTGCCCATCTAGTGTCTGAATGACTTATGGTCCATAAAGACCCATAAGAACTTCCTTCCTATCTGCTTTGAAACTTTAAGCAGATAATTCTTTGTGTTGCTATATTAATTGGCTAGTAGACATGCCAGAGTTTATACATGTTAAACAGCAATCCTGTTTCTGAATTCCAGAATCTGATTATCTGTTTCTATTACCTGACTGGTCAATCATGCACACTATCCAGAAACTGATAAACTGTCTGGCAAATGGTGTAAACTAAGTTAGAAGCCTGGTTTTGGGCCTAATTTTATTCTTGATCAGACTAGTCTAAGATTGAATAAAGAAGCTAGAACTCTATTTGCAGTAATAGCTATCAAATCATCTCAGCATGCAAATGTAGAGGGAGTGATTGAATAACTACTCCTACAGCACCAGATGACAGAGAAGAGCAGACAGGGAAATACACTTAACCTGAAGCCTGACCTGCAAAGAGTAGGGCTGTTCTTCCTCTCTGGGGATGCCCATATACAAGCTCAGTGGAGCAGCCAGGATTCAGCTGCAGGAGCCATGGGAATTCAGGGGAGCTCTGAGGATGCAGAATGTTCATCACACCACAAAGCTTCTGTGTGTGCTAAGTactgggctgggggaggcacATGGTAGTAGAAAAGctctgcaattaattttttccttctcctggaaACCCACAGCAGACAAACTTACTCAGGGTAGCTCAGCAAACTGGGTCATTGAAGgaaaactaaattttctttcttcatctgtctttttGAAATTCAGATCCTTCATACATTAGTGAAATGAAATGCTGCTCCTATGTCATAACACCTTCTACAAATGTTATTAGAAATGCCTTTTCTTCGTTAGTTTCTACTCTGAGCATGGCTGATGCTCCCCCTCTGATGAATTTTGTGGACTGTGTACATTAATATTCAATGTGCTTAACCTTTACTGTCATGCATTATGAGTGCATCATGTACTATCAAAGAtgattgattaaaaataaaatccctaaTTAAGATTTTAGTTgctgggagagagaaaatagcTTGTCCATCCGATTCTTTCTTAGTCAAAGGAAGTGACAGAAGTGTTTCAGTTACTCCTTCAAGGTAACACTTGTAACTGGAGCTGAATAAAACCCCTCCACTTACAGGACACAGCAACTTCTGCTATTGTCAAGGCTAAATTTAACTTACTACAGTGGGCGGAGGGAAGGTTTAAAGTAATGTCTGCTATACACCAGAACCTTACAAACCACATCTTGaatttaaacaacaacaacaaatgtgtccttctgaaaaatctgaatataGGAGACTCTGCTTGTAAATCAGGAACAAATTCTCAAAAAGGGCTTTCATACTGACTTTGCAAGTGTGATTATAGCAGGCAGATGATCAAAGATCAGCTCCCAGGCACATGATAGGAATGGAAAACAGTCAAGTGAAGAAGCTGTCATTAAAGTGAGTGATGGAAATacttaaagggaaaaaacacagaagaatggTGCCATTCAGTAGCACTAAATTCACTATTTAGTATCTTCTAACAACGTAACACAATCAACAAGCCATACTGGCTTGGGACCAATGGCAATACACACAGGCTTCACACTTGAGATTCTCTGCAATGTCTCAAGGCATAGGAACTCAAATTTTCCATTACCATTTCCATTACCAAAACTGAAATCATAAATTATGCTTGACAGCTTCACTGAGGTTTTTCTGATGTTGTACAGGTGTCTAGCAGTGgcttaaagaagaaaaacaccttCATTTTACAGAACATACTATAGCCATAGTCTCCTTCACTTCAAGGCTGCATTCACAGACAATTTATAGTCAATGTCTCACTACTTCACTGTATGAGACACTTACCTGGTCAGCACACTGATTATCTCTTTACTAACTCCTATTACTCAGCTGCACTACCACAGTCCAACTAGCAGTTACAGATATGCACACAGAACTTCCCTTGCTTATGTCTCatttaaatatgtgaaataGGATCCCAGGAAAGTAGTAAGAGCCACACATCTCAGTCAAGAACATTGCAGACACAAGACTCCAAAATGCAGACACATTAAATGTTTCAGactaagaaaaagaagaatctTCCCAATCCCAACTGCAGCCTCTAGGTATGGTATAAAGGTAAAGTGATGGTCTGTATCACTGCAGATCACTGGTACATGATCTGCAGTGTATACAAACTGTGTCATCCTAAGAAAGATTATGGCTTTGATTCTTGTTGTTAGTAACATTTATGTGTATggcaatttaaatatttttactccTTCACCTATCCCAGATGTGAGTGCAAGAGAACAGTACATACAGAATCTGATCCTTCATGTTTTATGTATGGCTGCACATAAAAGACTTTCTGATTGCTAGAGTAGGTTTTACAGGTCTTTGATTTATTGATCTCAATAAACAATAGTCCTTATAACAAGTGTTTTATGTTCTGCAGTTTCACAAGTGTTATTTCTCAGGATGAGAGagaaaccaacaaaataatCAGCTGACTAACACTGGTATTCCCTCTTCCTCACAGTTTAATGACATTGGCGTTTTTGAGACAGTCTGGCAAGTCAAATTCTACAACTACCACAAACGGGATCATTGCCAATGGGGAAACAGCTTTGGCAGTATTGAGTACGAATGCAAACCAAATGAAACACGCAGTCTCATGTGGATCAATAAAGAGACCTTCCACTGAAGAGATGGGAAACCAATACTGCTGGACAATCTCTCTAAAGAGAAATCTACCTTTTAAACCAGCAAGAAGCCTTAACCAAGGCATACTGTAACACTGCTTTGTCCATAAGGTTCCAACAACTACATTGTATATACAGGTGGTGCCACTAAAATATTTGCctattactgtattttaagtTTACCATGGCATCTGCAACGTTCTTTATCTGTCACCCTGAGAATACTGAAAGGTTCATGGTAAAGGATATCTGATAGCTGGGTAGAAAGTCATATCATAATACTGTTGTAAGTATTTGGATTATTCTGACTAGATGTAACAACTTTTGTGAAGTGTTTTGCTTCATTGCTTAGAATTTGGATTAACATCACATTGGtgatttctgtatttacatTTGTGTTTGCTCCAAAATTGGTGTGTTCCTTCATGCATTTTGTTGTAATGTCCTCCCAGTGGacaccaaaaattaaaaatatggttATTTGTATGTTTAGCTAAATGGCAGCTAATGCACTGTTGGTATTGTGCTCTCATACCAAGTGATTTGGGAACTCATTCTCCCTTTTGTTAAGTGctgtaaaatattctgtgaagtTTGCTAATTTACCAAATCTCTCAAAGAGGATTCTTTTTCAAGTTTCCCAGTCTTTGAAATATCATTAGGAAATGGTATAAAACCTGATGAAGGAAGAGCAATAAACCAGTTGTGTTATCCAAGACATCTAACAACATGGCTAAGACCTATCTTAAGATCATACAGTATCTTTGAGAGATACAGCAGCTATACTTAATTTAATTCTTAGAGTAAGAGTTCTGATATTaaactccatttttattttatggcacattgctggaataatttaaatcttacaaattaacattttcaagcCTGACCACTGTATTTATTGACAAGATTTCTGACCAACAAACACTCAGTAGTGTGAAGGGCACAGATCCCAGTGCATGTTTATACATGCACTGCACTCTTTCAAATAAAGATAAGCATGTAAGCATTTGCATAGTTATGACTAAAGGTGCTTCATAAACACTAGATCAGTGTttaacaaaaagagaaaacacaaaacagacaTATCTGTTATTTCAGTAAAGACAGGGAAGCAAGGAAACAACTGCACTTGTCCCGTCCCCAGCTTGGGTTGAAGAAAGCTGCCAGTTCCTGCATATCCGTTATTTCCTGTGTGAATAATTTGTAAATTGTGTATGTAAATGGTAAACATGACTTTTGATCTTTGTAATAAAGGAACTAAACAATTTCTTCTCTACTATGGCCATCTAAATGAGCTGAAAACACTGTATGAAAAAAGGCAGTGGATTTAGAGAGTCAGACAGCAAAGGCTATGTAGCCAGTGCTTTCTGAGAATGCAGTCCAAAGTACCTTATGTTTTTCACTCAGAGCTACTGTTTCTAGGACACACAGATCCACTGTGCTAAAATGCAGATGGTTAATGTAGAGCTTATTAACATGCAGTTAGTTCCAGTAATATAGTGTGAAAAGTAAAGATTTAGGACAGAATTGAATTagcaaagaaatcttttcttgcactgaatattaataaaaaggaTTTGAGATTGTTGAAAGTTGGAGGTTTCTACAGCCAAAAGAACTGTCAGTGACACTGATGTTATGCACCACTGGAACAGTGAGCTAGCCAGCTGCATCTCCACTCTAAGATAACATTATATGGGCAGAtcttactgaaatgaaaatctaGAAATAATCTTCTCCATTAACTTCTTTCCTAGACTTTTCCTAGAGAGaattcttcaaaatgaaaatactgacCAAActgaaatctgcatttcagaCAGAAGTGCTGTTTACCAGCATTTTGGCAGAAGTTTCTAGATAACATGCTTTAATGATTCTAGACTTCTAGTAGTGAATCAGTTCTGTCTCTACATTGCtagaaaagtgattttattcTGCAATAATTTATCTACTTTGGTTTATTATGTTTGTACATATGAACACATATGCACACCGGCACACTGGAAGAAATACATGTGACTCATAAATCCACAAACTTCTGTCCTAATAAAAAACAAGTAAGACCCACAGTGTCCTAGctcttcagcattttaaaaaatgctgcaatgAATAAATCCAGCTAATCCTGGCACAGGAGGGTTGTTATTCTCAGCCAGCTGGAAGCATACCCTTCCTAAGGCAAATCCTCATGCCCACATTAATGCCAAATAGGGCATGTCTTCACTTACAACCTAGCAGCTCCTGTAGCAATTCAGGTCAGAGGATGCTCAAGAAAAAGACTGCAGATGGAGCAAGATGCTtttaaaaggaaggagagaacaGCAAGAGCAACTGTGTTGTACATGTTCCATATCCTGAGACTGAACACTGCTGCCCAGGATTGCAGCACCCCTTTTATagacagcagcagagacagaaaggaTGAGAATGGGTTAATCTCTTCTCTGGGGAAGGTGTAAATGGCATTTATCAGCTCTAATATCCTTCTCCCCTAGGTGAGGTTTAGGCATACAGAAATGTGATTTGAATTATTCTTAATTAGAAGATTATTCACATGATGTTGGTTGAGTATCCATACCACCAGCTCCACACAGGTAAAGCAAAATAGTCCCATAACTTCCTCTTGCTCATCAAGTGCTTTgctaacaaagaaaacatttgctcCTAGTGAAGGAGACCCAAAACTTCAGCAGTTCcctggaaagaaatgttttgaattttttcattcAGGACAACTCTGTTGAATATTCATGGAATTTGAGTCACTACAAAACTGTTGCTGTGACAGTTCAATGCATTATTCAGTCAGCAGCATTTAAATCTCCAGACAAGTTTGTTCTTTACACAGctttttctaattaatatttccatttttatacaGAACTCCGTAATTCAGGACACAATACACTAGGATTAAATATATGTGTCAGAAAATGCTGACCATCCAGCTGAAACCACAAAGCACTCATAGCTGGAGGTTTTATAAATGAGAGACTTCAAGATTTTTGTCATGAAGTGTCCAGTTGTCAATTtcataagaaaaatgaaattaacatTCCAAATATTTGTGTCATTTTTTCATCTATATTTAGAGGTAGCAGATAGCTCTTTGATACTGCTGAGTAACAGGACTCAAAAGCAAGTTATTAGTTGTGATTATTACAGTTGTGGTCCTGCATAGGGTTTGTATTAGATCATTAGATTTTGCACAATGCTTTGTGTTTAGTGCAGCTACTACAAGCTTTGGTGTCTCCTACCCTCTGACAGtatatgaaacagaaataatataCCTCAAGTCTCAATGCTCTACCTTCATATGGTAAAGAGGTTTTACTGGCTTCAGCTGAAGCCTTGTCCATTGGTTTGCAAATGCAGTGACCCTTACTGATTCCA includes:
- the CNRIP1 gene encoding CB1 cannabinoid receptor-interacting protein 1; amino-acid sequence: MGDIPGLVKISVSLKIQPNDGAVYFKVDGQRFGQNRTIKLLTGAKYKIEVSLRPGTVQATTMGIGGVNVPLEEKSRDAQVASYTGIYDTEGVPHTKSGERQPIQVNMQFNDIGVFETVWQVKFYNYHKRDHCQWGNSFGSIEYECKPNETRSLMWINKETFH